The Macaca nemestrina isolate mMacNem1 chromosome 6, mMacNem.hap1, whole genome shotgun sequence genome window below encodes:
- the LOC105492302 gene encoding brain acid soluble protein 1 encodes MGGKLSKKKKGYNVNDEKAKDKDKKAEGAATEEEGTPKESEPQAAAEPAEAKEGKEKPDQDAEGKAEEKEGEKDAAAAKEEAPKAEPEKTEGAAEAKAEPPKAPEQEQAAPGPAAGGEAPKAAEAAAAPAESAAPAAGEEPSKEEGEPKKTEAPAAPAAQETKSDGAPASDSKPGSSEAAPSSKETPAATEAPSSTPKAQAPAASAEEPKPVEAPAANSDQTVAVKE; translated from the coding sequence ATGGGAGGCAAGCTCAGCAAGAAGAAGAAGGGCTACAATGTGAACGACGAGAAAGCCAAGGACAAAGACAAGAAGGCTGAGGGCGCAGCGACGGAAGAGGAGGGAACCCCGAAGGAGAGCGAGCCCCAGGCGGCCGCGGAGCCCGCCGAGGCCAAGGAGGGCAAGGAGAAGCCCGACCAGGACGCCGAGGGCAAGGCCGAGGAGAAGGAGGGCGAGAAGGACGCGGCGGCCGCCAAGGAGGAGGCCCCGAAGGCGGAGCCCGAGAAGACGGAGGGCGCGGCGGAGGCCAAGGCTGAGCCCCCGAAGGCGCCCGAGCAGGAGCAGGCGGCCCCCGGCCCCGCTGCGGGCGGCGAGGCCCCCAAAGCTGCCGAGGCCGCCGCGGCCCCGGCCGAGAGCGCGGCCCCTGCTGCCGGGGAGGAGCCCAGCAAGGAGGAAGGGGAACCCAAAAAGACTGAGGCGCCCGCAGCTCCTGCCGCCCAGGAGACCAAAAGTGACGGGGCCCCCGCTTCAGACTCAAAACCCGGCAGCTCGGAGGCTGCCCCCTCTTCCAAGGAGACCCCCGCAGCCACGGAAGCGCCTAGTTCCACACCCAAGGCCCAGGCCCCCGCAGCCTCCGCAGAAGAGCCCAAGCCGGTGGAGGCCCCGGCAGCTAATTCCGATCAAACCGTAGCCGTGAAAGAGTGA